TCTCCGGAGGATCAAAGAGCTCATCCCTTGCACTGTACTTCTCGTGAAGGAGATCATCAAGAGTTTTTGCGTACTCTAGGGCAACTCTATGAGCGTTTAATCCCAATCCCGGCATGCTCGCGTGGACCTGCTTTCCTTTGACCTTGATTTTCATCCAAAGAATGCTTTTCTCGGCGATTTCTATAAATGTTCCTTCTTCGTTCCCGCCGTCTGGAACTAGTACCAGGTCGTCTTTTCTGAACAGTTCTGGGTGTTCCTTCATTAACCATTCCAAACCGTACTTGCTCCCAGTCTCTTCGTCACTCACAAAGGCAAGGATTATTGTTCTTTTGGGCCTTATCCCAAGGTTCATCAAGGCTCTAACGGCATAGAGAGAAGCAACCAAACTCTGCCCATTATCCTCACTACCCCTGCCATAAACCTTACCATCCTTCACAACTGGCTCGAAAGGCTTCGTCACAGTCCACTTGCTCAAATCCCCTGGGGGAACAACGTCTAAATGAGTTAAAATCCAGAGCCTCGGGCTTTTTTCCCTTTGCTCACCATAATAGTATGCCAGAATGTTTGGCCTTACCCCATTTTTGGCCCTTGGGTCAGGGGCATCATAACGCTCAATCTTATCAAAAGGCCAGTCCTTGATTATCTCCAAGAGTTTTTGAGCCTTATCGTACTCCCCCTCACCCCCACTATCAGGACTAACCGCCGGAATCCTAATAAGCCCAACCAAAGTATCAACCATGTTTTCTCTTAGAGATTCAATCTCCTTAAAAATAACCTCCACATCCATTTGCATCACCATTTTGATTTTTAGTCTCTCCTTAAAGTAATTTTGCTTCAAAAACAATAAGCTAAAAAAAGAAAGAAGGTCATTCAACTTCTTTCTTTCCTGTGAGGTAGAGCCACACTGCTATAAGCACAAGGAAGGCTACTCCAAGGAAGTTACTGCTGAAGCCTATTGATGGTGCTTTGTTTGCAACTATCAGGCCAGCAAAGACTATGCCCATCAAAGCCTCTCCAGCTATCAGTCCAGCCGCTCCAAGTACCCCCGCATCTGTTGGCTTCTCCTCAGCCTTTGCCCCTCTTGTCTTTCCTACAAGCCATCTAAGGAGACCTCCAATGAAGATAGGAACGCCCAAGCTCAACGGGAGGTAGATACCTACTGCCACGGGCATTACCGGTGTTCTGAACTTTGAATTTTTCATTGCCAAAATCTCGTCAAGAATTATTAGGGCTATGGCAATTCCCACACCGATAAAGACCATGTTCCACTCCAGTGTTCCAGTAAATACCCCCTCCGTAACTTTTGCCATAAGAAATGCCTGTGGAGCAGCCAATGCATTCTCCTTAGCCGTTGGTGTTCCGGCAATACCGTAGGCTTTTATGAGTAGATTCAGCACGGGAGCCATTACTAACGCCGCTGCAAAAGTTCCTATTACCTCAAAGACCTGCTGCCTCTTTGGAGTGGCTCCAACAATGTGTCCCGTTGCCAGATCTTGCATTGTGTCTCCAGCAATAGCCGCCGCTGTACAGATAACAGCCGCTACCAATATCGTTGCTGTCATGCCCTCTGTTCCACTGAGTCCAAGGCCTTTAAGAACCAATGCCGTGAAAAGCAGGCTCATGATTGTAATACCCGACACTGGATTGTTTGATGAACCAACAACACCGGCCAAGTAACCAGCAATTGAACTCCCAAAGAAGCCCACGATAAGCATTATTAATGCCATAACTGCCGCTACACCAATGGAGTTAATTATGTGGGCATATAGAAGGAACAATGGAACGACAAAGGCTGCAATAAGCACCAATACTGTGGTCATTGGCATGTCCTCTTCAGTTCTTAGGATTGTTTCACCGCTTTGCTTTCTCTTGGTAGCCTCAAGTCCAGCTTTTATACCCCTCGAAATTGGACCTCTAAGCTTTACAAGGCTCCAGAGACCACCAACGACCATTGCCCCTACTCCCATGTACCTTATTTTTGTACTCCAAGTGACCCACGCAAGGTCTAGAGCGCTGAGCCCATCCGGATTGCCCGTTTTGGCAACGTAGATTGGTATTGCTATAAACCACGCAATTGCACCACCGAGGAACACGAGAAAGGCTATGTTGAGACCAACAATGTAACCAACGCTAAGCAGAGCCGCTGAAAGGTCACTTCCCAAGTAAAGTACCCTTGAACCAACCATCTTGGCTGTCTCAATAGTTCCTGCCCAAAGACCTGAGCTCCCCAAGAGCTTGTAGAGGCCACCGAAGATACCACCCACAAATATAGGTTTTGCGTGAGAACCTCCCTTATCACCGGCAATAAGAACCTCGGCACATGCTGTACCCTCTGGGTATGGAAGTCTCTCTTCAACAATGAAAGCCCTTCTTATCACTATTGTGAAAAGGGCACCCAGTGAACCACCCAATGCCGCTATGATAGTTACAAGCCAGTACGGAAATTCAGTGTAAGTACCTAAAACAACCAAAGCCGGGAGTGTGAATATAACACCTGCCGCTAATGACTCACCTGCAGATGCTGCTGTTTGAACCATATTGTTTTCGAGAATGTTTTTGTCTTTAAATGCCATCAATATAGCCATAGATATGACCGCAGCCGGAATGCTGGCACTAACTGTCATACCGGCATACATACCAAGGTATGCGTTTGCAGCACCCATTATTATTGAGAGCACCACACCTAAAATAAACGCTCTAACAGTATACTCAGGTAAAGATTTTTCCGGCGGGACGTATGGCTTAAACTCCAAATTCAACACCTCCAAGACGTTTTTGGCATTTTAATTCCATTAATTCATAACTAATTCAGTGTTAAGTTTAGTCACAATAATGCTCTAAAAATAGTATAAATGATACTTCAAGTTCATCAACGCCCAGTGTATGGAAATTTGTTCATCAAATTTCTATCGGGATTGTCCATAGAGCTTATATACACATTTACTCCTACTATCAATATCGCTAAAAAGCGGAGGGAGGGAAATTGGTAGAGATAATCTTTTTGGGAAGTGGAGGCGGGAGATTCATCACAATAACACAGTTTCGACCTACCGGCGGTTTTTTTATAAATTCGAGTAAAAGGATATACGTAGACCCAGGGCCTGGAGCGTTGGTTAGAGCATGGAGGTACAAGATAGATCCAAGAAAGATAGACGTACTCTTTGTTTCTCATCGACACACAGACCACTGTAACGATGCCGAAATTATGGTGGAAGGAATGACAGTCGGAGTTACAAAAAAACGGGGCACGCTTATAGCCTCAAAGAGCGTAGTTTACGGAGACGAGAATCACACCCCCGCAGTATCCAAGTATCACTTAGATTCACTAGAAGAAGTTCACATTCCTAATCCGGGAGAAAGGATCCGGCTTGGAGAGGATGAAATGACAATAACCCCCACCGTGCATTCAGACCCTACTGCAATAGGCTTTATATTGGAAACAAGTGTCGGAAAAATAGGGTACATCCCGGACACGGAGTATTTTGAGGAGCTGAAAAAAATATACGATGGCGTTAGGCTATTGATAGCCTCGGTAACAAGGCCAACAAATATGAAAATTCCCTACCATCTCTGCACTGAAGATGTAATCTACATGCTGAAAGATATGAAACAAAAACCAGAAATGCTCATAGTTAGTCATATAGGCATGAAAATGCATTTTGCAAACCCATATAAAGAGGCCAAGTTCATAGAAAACGTGACAGGAGTAAAGACTTTGGTTGCAAAAGAGGGATTTAAAGTTAAAATGGAAAAAGCTGATATAAAGCTAAGAACTCTCAGACCTGCCAGAGAACTCTGAGACTAGTCCAGTAACCAAGTTATAAGCCAAAGTGAACAGCTCTTCCCTCCTTTTTTCTGTGATTCCTTCCACAACGACCCTTATTTTTGGCTCGGTTCCACTTGCTCTTACCAGTACCCAAGAACCATCTCTGAGGTTTAACCTTACACCAGAAATCGTTATAACCTCTTCAATTTGGTCTTTCAAGTATTCTTGCAACTGCTCTTTTGCCTTCTCAACAACTTGATGTTTTATCTCCTCTGGGCACTTCACGTTCTTTTTAATCATGTAATATTTCGGAATGTCCTTGACTATCTCCGAAAGCGGTTTCCCTTCTTGGTCTATTATTTTTACCAACAGCCCAATTGTAACAAAGCTGTCAATCCACAGTCCAAACTTGGGATGGATGAACTTCCATGGTTCTGAGGCAAAGATCGCATTGTATTTCTTTATTCCATCATGAAGTTGTCCCAATGGGACTCTGTATACTTTTCCACCCTCTTCTTCGACAACTTTATCGATTCTGAAGGAGGTATCTATTGAAACTACAACGTTTCCTCCTTTATGTTCTCTGGCATAAAGCCTCGCAAAAAGTGCTATCAAAGTGTCTTCCTCTATATAGTTGCCCTTTTCATCAAACACAGCAATTCTATCGGCATCACCATCTTGAGCTATCGCAATATCAAATCCCAGTTCCCTTACAAGGTTGCTTAAATATGCTATATTCTCATACCTAGGCTCAGATTTTCTGCCCGGAAAGTATCCGTCCGGATGAGAATTTAACGTCACAACTTTCGCTCCCATCTTTCTCAATAGATAGGGAGTTATTAAACTACCAGCACCATTTCCCATATCCAAGAGAATTTTCAGTTTGGTCTCGTGATTTACATAGTCCAATATTTCCTTAATATACTGCTCTCTTAGGTCTAAGTCTTTTACATCCCCAATTTTATCCCACGGGGCAACTTTATAGCTTTTGGAGAAAATTATTTTTTCCAGTTCCTCTTCCTGCTCCAAAAAGAACTCTATTCCTCTCTCATTGAACACCTTGATGCCATTATCACTGGGTGGGTTGTGAGAGGCCGTTATCATCACGCCAGCATCTCCAAGCTTATTTGTAGCCCATGCAAGCATTGGAGTTGGAACAAGCCCAATCCTAACAACATCCACACCACTACTCAGCAAGCCACTTACGACAGCACTTTCGAGCATTACACTTGAGGTTCTTGCATCTCTTCCTACAACAACCGTGCCATGGTCGATATAAGTACCAAGAGCCTTCCCAACATTTAAAGCGAGCTCTGGAGTAACTTTTGAATTAATAGGTCCCCTAATTCCCGCAGTCCCAAACAGTCTCATCCTATCACCACACGAATCTTAGGAGTTAGCTTATATATCTTTTTCATAGGGTCTCCAAGTGTAAATGGGCAATCCCTTATAATTCTCAAGCTTCAAAATTCTAGGCATGGAATCAAGAGAAAACGGTAAGATATACACAGGAATTTTAAGTAATTGGGCTAGTTTTAAAATTGGTTTAACAATCTCCGGGGTTGGACGAACGGAATATATGGCAACGGCACCTCTGTATATCTCCAAATTTGGTGAAAAGACATCATCAACATAAGCTTCCAAGCCAAGTTCTTTAGCCTTTTTAACTGCCTCTGGATTCCAGTCTACAACTAAAACCTCTTTTCCAAGGTCTTTTAACTTTAGGGATACTTTAAAGTTGAACCCAACCCCTATTTCAACTAATTTCCCCTCTGGATGCCTTTCAATTAGAAACATGGCAAGTTTCTCAAAGCTCATGAAAAATACAAGAAAAAGAGAAGTTAAAAAGTTTTTCAAAATATTGCTTTTCCTGTGGTTTTGTTGAAGATGTGGATTTTTTTCATGTCGAATACAACGTCGATTTCTTGGCCTTCTTGGACTTTGGATTCTGGCTTGAAGGAGCCGACGAAAGTCACATCTCCAACGCGCAAATGCACGATTTTTTCGCTTCCAAGATTCTCCACAATCTCGACCATTGCACGAACCATATTCTCCCCAGGAATCTTCACCTGAGCAAACATTGCATCATACAAATCCTCCGGACGAATACCGAAAATCACCTCCCTGCCGACGAGGTTCTTTTCCCTCAACAACTCAAACTGATCCGGAAGAAGCTTCAACCTGAACTCCCCAAAATCCACAAACCCATCCTCAGTAACACTAGCATCCAAAAAATTCATCGGCGGGCTTCCAATAAAACCAGCCACAAAAGTATTCGCAGGCTTATCATAAACCTCATCCGGCGAACCAACCTGCTGCAAAACACCCTGATTCATCACAGCAATCCTATCACCCATCGTCATAGCCTCAACCTGATCATGCGTCACATAAATAGTCGTCACACCAAGCTGCCTCTGCAACTTCTTCAACTCAGCCCTCATCTTAACCCTCAACTTAGCATCCAAATTACTCAACGGCTCATCCATCAAAAACACCTGAGGCCTCCTAACAATAGCCCTACCAAGAGCAACACGCTGCCTCTGACCACCAGACAACTCCCTCGGCTTCCTACCCAAAAGCTCCGTCAAACCGAGAAGCTCAGCAACCTCCCTAACACGCCGATCAATCTCCACCCTCGGAACCCTCCTAAGCTTCAACGGAAAAGCAATATTATCATAAACAGTCATATGCGGGTAAAGAGCATAGCTTTGGAAGACCATCGCAATATCCCTATCCTTCGGAGGCACAAAAACCCCCTTTTCCGGGTCTGCGACAAGCTTATCACCAATATAAATCCGCCCCCTCGTCGGCTCCTCCAAACCAGCAATCATCCTGAGCGTTGTTGTTTTCCCACAACCACTCGGGCCCAAAAGAATCATAAACTCCCCATCCCTAACCTCCAAACTCAACTCCCTAACAGCAACAACATCACCAAACACCTTCCAAACACCCACAAGCCTAACACCAACCACAAAAATCACCCCCATGATTTCAATTTTTATTATCTAATAAATAGAAAAAAGGAAAGCTCACCTCCTCTTTTTTCTCAGGAGTAGTGGGATTAGTGTTAGTCCTACGAGGGCTGCTGGTCCGCAGATTCCTCCGGTTGCCGTCGGGCTCGGAGAGCTTGTTGGACTTGGTGAAGAAGTCGGACTTGGAGAGCTTGTTGAACTTGGAGATACGGTTGAAGAAGTTTCACTTGGTGTTGGACTTTCAGTCTCAGTGGGGGTCTCGGTTTCACTTGGCTTTTCTTCAACTCCGAACAGAGGTATCATCTTTACTATTGCTCTCTTTCCGTTCTCTGAGTCATAACTGCTTAATTGTTCCTCTTGTGTTGGTTTAAAGCCCTCTGGAATTAAGAGATCATAAACCCTTGGCGCTACACCGGCAATAACAGCATCAGCTGGAGCTCCGCCACCCTTCCACTCTTCTGCATCAACTGCAACAGGTCTCCACTTATCAGGTCCATAACCATCTTGGGAGCCCACTAATATCGCTCCATATAGCCCATAGTCTTTGCTAATCTCAAGATACTTCTTTGGAACCTCCACTACAATTGCATTCTTAACAGGATCAGCTGAGATTTTCATTTCTCCCTGATAGCTTGTTCCATCCGGGAGAACAATTATGTTCCCATAGTCCCAACCCGCTATTCTAATCGCCAAATCCCACGGGTGTTCTGGATCAAGGTCTACGTTGCTTCCGGGCCCATCAGGGAACATTTTAATCGCTGATGTATTCCCTCCCTCTTTGAAATCAAAGTATGCCTCAATTATCTGCAAACTGAAGCCATTTGGCCCATTCCATGGGTTATCCCCAAGATCCTTGAAGTAGTACTCAAAGACGTATGAACTTGGCTTTTCGAGGATTCTCACCTTAAGCAAGTCTAGGTGTCCGGGAACGAAAACCTTGTTGGTGGCATAGGTATAAGTTCCGGAACCATGGTCATCCCCTTCAACGTCCTTGATCTCTGCAACAACAATCCCCTCAACCTGCTTTGGAAGTTTTACTTCTATCGGGGTCGTTATTATTTCAAGCTCTCCTTGATCATTGACAGTAGAGACAGCGAAGTAGAAGTCAGAGGGACTGTCCAGGTAGTCAAACGGAACGATAACCTCAACTCCTCCGTTGGTTTCTTTTACATCTACTTCTCCAACTTTTTCGCTGTTTTCATAGTCTGTTGCCTTGTAAACCTCTGCTTTGCCTCCTTTCACAACTATATGTTTGGTTATCATAAGACCAACACTATCTTTGCTGAATGGGAAGATATCGTATCTTAGTTGACTTGGTTTGGTCTGGAGAAGAGTAAATGTGTTGCCCACGACCTTTTCGGGCTCAAAGATGCTTATTTCGAACTCTTTTGTAGTTTTAATGATAAAATGTAATCCCTGCTCATCAAAGTAGAGTTCTATTACTTCAGCAAGGGGTGATAAGCTCGACCAGCTCTTTTTCTCCCCTTCTGGTAATCCTGTGAGCTCTCTTATTGCATACGGCTCTCCATTGGGGAAATAGTTTCCAAAGAGATAGCTCGGAATTTCCAGCCCAGCGAACTTATACATCTCATAGAGGTACGTCTTGAGATAGCGATCAAATGTATAATCCTGCCCGCTGTCCTGATCACTTCCATACCACCAGAACCAGTCGCTTGCCTCTGCCCTTAGGAGATATTCGTATGCAGTGTCCCAGTTAGTAACCTTATCCTTGTTCTCGAATAATGCCTTTCTTCCCAAGTAGAGCCAGTACCATCCCAAGTTCTCTTGGGGCTCACCAATCCATGTCGAAAGTGTTCCATCAATCCAGCTGGATTCTGGCCATTGCATATTCTCTTCAACACCAGCCATGTCATAAAGCTCGCCGAGGCTTTGAGCTTTTAATAGGGCATTAACTCTCTCTTCTTTTGTGAAATCAAGCCTCTTCATAAGCTTTGGAGTGAGTTTGTTGGCTTTATCTCCATACATCTGGATGTATTCACTGGGAGTTACCGTCCTTATCAAGCCCTGCTTTTGAAGTTCGGTAAGCTTCTTGTACAGCTCCTCAAGGAATATCTTACCATCAAACGGGTAGTGTTCCCATGGGTTCTCCCCATCGAGGGTTACCACATAAACAAGGCTTCCATCGTAGTTCTCTCTTTGTATCTTGAGAAGCTCATTAACGAAGTCTTCAACCGCCTCGTACTGGTTCATTCCTGAATACCTAAACCCCACCCTATCGCTCAAGTCGTGATTCCTTGGGAAGAGATAGATTTTCTTGCCGTTAAATTCAGCCACCCAAGGTTTATAGTAATTCTCAACTGTGTTGGGAATTCCAAGAATGTTAAGAACCATCTGATCAGTCATTACCCACTTCCATCCATTGTTAGCTAATATCTCAAGGGTCTTATCGTTTAAAGCACTCTCCGCAGCCCATCCTCCTTGAGGTTCAACTCTGTTATCTCCCAAATACTTTTTGTAGAGCTCGTGGGCTTTCTTTACGTGGGCATCAAAATCCTCGTACCATCCAAAGTCGTTGAGCAGTGGACCAATTGGATGGGCATATGGCACTACGGTAACTTCAACATTTCCGTTTCCAAGGAGGTAGTTTATCTTCTCATGTTCTTCAAACGTGTGATTTAGAAGCCACATCTGGTGTTTTAAGACAATTGCTACATCTTCCCTGGTGTACCCGCCAACATTAACTTTGTCGTAAAGTGCCTTAAGCTCTGGAGTGTTGATTATGTAGTTATAGTCGGTCCAAGCCAAGTTGAACAAGACAGCTAAGTCAATGTAATCCTGCTCCGTGAATTCAGCCGTTATTTTCACTTTCTGCTCATTTAAAGGTAAGTTTGCATACTTTTTAAACGCATTATTCCTCTTCTCCTTGAGCTCTGTATATCTTCCCCATTGTTTCCTGTAAGGGTTGCCGTTTTCATCTGCAACAGGTTCTCCATTCCAAGGTATGGTATGATCAAAAAAGCCTCCTGGAGCCTGAAGCATGAACCATTTGTCTTCGAGTGTTAGCGGTTCCCCGTTTGCTATTTTCTCCGTGACTATCTGATAGGTATCCTTTTTACCGTTCATGTAATCGGCAAGCTGGGCAATCAAAGAACCCGACAAATCTATAGCAACATGAACATCTTGGTATTTGCTGAGATAGTTTGCCATCTTCCAGTAATTGTTGGCTGCATGCAGCCTAACCCAAGGTCTGGTATAAATATCTTGAATTGGATCGTAGTAGTACGGTTGGTGCTGATGCCACACAATAATAACGTTCAATGGCTTTGGCTCTTCTGCCTTAACTCCCACTTCAGCAATGCTCAAGGCAACTAAAAATATGAAAAACATTGCCAAACCTTTTTTCATTTCTATCACCTCATTCCTTTAATCCTCCAAGAGTAAGCCCACTTCTTACATAGTTTTGAGCCAAGAGGAACATTATAAACACGGGTAATGCGAATACCAACGCGGCCGCGGCAAATTGGTTCCATGAGATGGATCTCAGGTTCGCAAGCATTGTGTACAGCCATACAGTTAGAGGATAGTTCTCTTGGTTAAGGAGCAAGTTAGCGAGTATAAGCTCTGTCCAACCTCCGATGAATGCAAATATTGCCACTGTTGCCAATCCGGGAAGAGCCATTGGAATAAGCACGTGCCTTATAATCTGCAAATAGTTTGCCCCATCTACCAACGCCGCTTCATCAAAATCCGGGGGGATTGAATCAAGGTAGGACTTCAAGAGCCATGTGTTAAAGGGCACTCCGCCAGCGGCGTAGATTACTGGCAAAACAAAGATGTTATTGGTCAAGTGGAGTTTCACCAACATACCGTACAATGCAACCAATCCCGCTATCCCCAGTCCTCCAGCGACCTGAGTGAACATCAAGTAAAAGTATAGGACGTGTTCTCTCCCAAAGAACTTAAGTCTTGAAAATGCATACGCAGAGGGTATCACAAACAAGAGCGTCAAGATAACGGTGAGACTGGCTATCAGTAGACTTCTCTTCATGTAATCTGGGACTTCTCCACCTACTTTTGCTAAGCGAATAAATGCAAAGTTAGTCGCGGTGAATGTTGCCTCCTCAGCTGTTATTATTCCCCCCTCTTTTATCTCCATTTCCACGCTCTGGGCTTCATAGGTGTTTTCATTGATTTTGGTGAATTTTGAAAGATCTAAAGGTACTTCATTGGAACTGACAGTTATTATCACCTTTTGTGCAGATACTTTAAGGTTCTTAACACCGCCGGTACTTTCAATCCGATTGGCATTTAGTTTTATCGATTCACCTCCGACAATAATTTGAGTCCCATCGGGTTCTTGTCTCTCCTCCCCACCCTTTCTCTCGAGTATTTCTGTATCTATCAAGGTGAACCTACTCGAATAGCTTCCTACAATCCTGGCCTCATGAAGTTCTATCTCATATCTGTTTAAGGAATCCTTTATAATTCCTTGTTTAGCATTTATCTCAAAGTTTGTTGTTTTTATCAGCCCCTCCGTATGACCAAAAAGCAGATCGCGGTAATTGGAGAAAGTCACTTTATCCGGAATTAGGTCAATTTCAGTAGTGGCAAGAGTTCCCGAAGGCTTAACAGAGAGCATTGCCATATAATAGACTGGGAAGAGCAGAATTGCCAAAACAAAAAGTGCCAGTAAAGTAAGCGCAAATGACTTCAATAGCTCATCTTTCCGTTTGGGTAGTTCAACTTTAAGTTTCATCCCTTAACACCCTCCTGCAGTCTTGTTACCCTCATGTTAACGAACATATAAACTGCAAGGACTATTGTTGCTATAAGCAAAATGGCTGCCGCTCTTCCGTAGTGGGGAACTGAACTGCCGAAAGCTTTTCTATATCCATAAAGGAGCAGAAATCTGTCTTCAAAAAGACCTGCGTTGTAAATGAAGGGGACAAGGAAGTACTGAAAGCTTGCCGCGGAAGTTAGAATTGTGGCAAAAGCAATAGGCTTGCTGACAATCGGGATAACCACCTTTGTCAATCTCTGCCAGTAGCTTGCCCCATCAATAATCGCTGCCTCAATGAGTGTATCCGGAACACTCTGAAGGGCTGAGGTTATTACCGTCATCATAAACGGATATGCAAGCCACACTTCAATTACGTTTAAAGCAACAAAGCCCCAAGTTACACTCGTCATCCAGTCTGGTGGGTTCGTTATCCCCAAGTTCCTCAACATTATGTTAACCGGGCCAACAACAGGATCAAACATAAAGCGCCATACCATCACGGAAAAAAGCAATGGCAGTGCCCATGGAATTATCAAAAGGGCTCTATAAAAGAATTTGCCCTTTACGTACTTGTTATTATACAGAACACTCAAAAGAATTCCAACAACTACCTTCAAAGTAACACTCGTTGCCACAAAAATCCAAGTCCACACAAAAGCGGATCTGAACTTTGGATCACTTAACGCCCATCTAAAGTTTTCCAACCCAACAAACCTCAACGGCTCTGCGGTGGGAGCCTGTATTGGAAAATTACCCAACTTGGCATTTGTGAACGCAATATAAATGGAGTATAAGATTGGATAGATGTTAAAAAACAAGAACGCTACCATGCCGGGTAATATTAAAGCGAGAGCGGCCATTGTTTTTTTGTCCATCTACTCACACCTCCAAGAATTAAAAAGTGTAGAAAGAAAAAGAAAATCAGCTACCACTAATGGCATCAAGTATTTCTTTCTGTGCATCTTGAAGTGCTTGCTCGATTGTTTTCTTCCCGGCAATTATGTCAGTAATGGCCGTTGCAACCGGACCCCAAACCGCACCCATCTCTGGGCTCTTTGGCATTGGAATTGCGTATTGGACCGCTTGACCAAAGCCGTAAAGTACGGGATCATTTTGAATCTCTGGGTCGTTAAGGACTTCGGTAAGTACCGGGATGTAACCGTTTTGGAGGGAGAGAGTCTTTATAACGTCTGGGTTTGTTGTGAACCACTTGAGGAACGTCCATATGGCATCTTTCTT
The Thermococcus sp. 2319x1 DNA segment above includes these coding regions:
- a CDS encoding glucodextranase DOMON-like domain-containing protein; translation: MKKGLAMFFIFLVALSIAEVGVKAEEPKPLNVIIVWHQHQPYYYDPIQDIYTRPWVRLHAANNYWKMANYLSKYQDVHVAIDLSGSLIAQLADYMNGKKDTYQIVTEKIANGEPLTLEDKWFMLQAPGGFFDHTIPWNGEPVADENGNPYRKQWGRYTELKEKRNNAFKKYANLPLNEQKVKITAEFTEQDYIDLAVLFNLAWTDYNYIINTPELKALYDKVNVGGYTREDVAIVLKHQMWLLNHTFEEHEKINYLLGNGNVEVTVVPYAHPIGPLLNDFGWYEDFDAHVKKAHELYKKYLGDNRVEPQGGWAAESALNDKTLEILANNGWKWVMTDQMVLNILGIPNTVENYYKPWVAEFNGKKIYLFPRNHDLSDRVGFRYSGMNQYEAVEDFVNELLKIQRENYDGSLVYVVTLDGENPWEHYPFDGKIFLEELYKKLTELQKQGLIRTVTPSEYIQMYGDKANKLTPKLMKRLDFTKEERVNALLKAQSLGELYDMAGVEENMQWPESSWIDGTLSTWIGEPQENLGWYWLYLGRKALFENKDKVTNWDTAYEYLLRAEASDWFWWYGSDQDSGQDYTFDRYLKTYLYEMYKFAGLEIPSYLFGNYFPNGEPYAIRELTGLPEGEKKSWSSLSPLAEVIELYFDEQGLHFIIKTTKEFEISIFEPEKVVGNTFTLLQTKPSQLRYDIFPFSKDSVGLMITKHIVVKGGKAEVYKATDYENSEKVGEVDVKETNGGVEVIVPFDYLDSPSDFYFAVSTVNDQGELEIITTPIEVKLPKQVEGIVVAEIKDVEGDDHGSGTYTYATNKVFVPGHLDLLKVRILEKPSSYVFEYYFKDLGDNPWNGPNGFSLQIIEAYFDFKEGGNTSAIKMFPDGPGSNVDLDPEHPWDLAIRIAGWDYGNIIVLPDGTSYQGEMKISADPVKNAIVVEVPKKYLEISKDYGLYGAILVGSQDGYGPDKWRPVAVDAEEWKGGGAPADAVIAGVAPRVYDLLIPEGFKPTQEEQLSSYDSENGKRAIVKMIPLFGVEEKPSETETPTETESPTPSETSSTVSPSSTSSPSPTSSPSPTSSPSPTATGGICGPAALVGLTLIPLLLRKKRR
- a CDS encoding ABC transporter permease subunit, whose amino-acid sequence is MKLKVELPKRKDELLKSFALTLLALFVLAILLFPVYYMAMLSVKPSGTLATTEIDLIPDKVTFSNYRDLLFGHTEGLIKTTNFEINAKQGIIKDSLNRYEIELHEARIVGSYSSRFTLIDTEILERKGGEERQEPDGTQIIVGGESIKLNANRIESTGGVKNLKVSAQKVIITVSSNEVPLDLSKFTKINENTYEAQSVEMEIKEGGIITAEEATFTATNFAFIRLAKVGGEVPDYMKRSLLIASLTVILTLLFVIPSAYAFSRLKFFGREHVLYFYLMFTQVAGGLGIAGLVALYGMLVKLHLTNNIFVLPVIYAAGGVPFNTWLLKSYLDSIPPDFDEAALVDGANYLQIIRHVLIPMALPGLATVAIFAFIGGWTELILANLLLNQENYPLTVWLYTMLANLRSISWNQFAAAALVFALPVFIMFLLAQNYVRSGLTLGGLKE
- a CDS encoding carbohydrate ABC transporter permease, translated to MDKKTMAALALILPGMVAFLFFNIYPILYSIYIAFTNAKLGNFPIQAPTAEPLRFVGLENFRWALSDPKFRSAFVWTWIFVATSVTLKVVVGILLSVLYNNKYVKGKFFYRALLIIPWALPLLFSVMVWRFMFDPVVGPVNIMLRNLGITNPPDWMTSVTWGFVALNVIEVWLAYPFMMTVITSALQSVPDTLIEAAIIDGASYWQRLTKVVIPIVSKPIAFATILTSAASFQYFLVPFIYNAGLFEDRFLLLYGYRKAFGSSVPHYGRAAAILLIATIVLAVYMFVNMRVTRLQEGVKG